The following nucleotide sequence is from Zingiber officinale cultivar Zhangliang chromosome 10A, Zo_v1.1, whole genome shotgun sequence.
atttttttttttgagatcaAGGATTATGAATTCTATTCTTAATCATCTATAATTCTATCTCTAATCAACTctatcaaatgtttaattaaattttttttaaaaatataattctattttattatgcatatcaaacggAACTTAGATGGCTCCGCCCAATGAAGACAAAGGTCTGATGAGTTGCTCGTCTTCTCTGTTTGGTTACGCACGTTCCCTTTATCAGTACAAACTTATTTAAAACATAGCAATTTATTTTAATAGTAATAGTGAtaatcaaaataataaataataatataataagatGAGGTGGTATTAATCTTCCGACGTCTGTCTGGCCCCACCAACTCATCCATGAGTTGGCCGACGGCTGGCATCCTCTTTCACAAGGAGAATTCTCCGGATATACCACAACACCGACAGTGTATCCCCACTACCGTACCTGCGTTCGCATTGGTAACAGTCTAGTACCGACGCACCCGAATCTGTGCTGACGAGGAGCTTCCAGTTGAGTCGCTCATTCACTGCTGCTGCGGGGCCCAACACGCCCAGCCAATAAAAGCATCCACCCTAAATTCCACCCGTCGTAGTAGCAAATGAAGAAACGAAAAGAAAAACGCTTAATTACCGAAATCCAATGAAACGGAAGCTTCGAGAACAAGAACCGAAGTCCCCGCCGACGATAGCAGAGAGAGGAGACAGCGAAGAAATGGAGTCCCCCGAGCAGAGAAGGTAGCATTTCATCTCCTCCTCGGACCCTCGTCCATCGCCGCTGCTCCACCAGGTCGGTGCTTGTCTGTaattttttcccccttttttagAGAAAATTTAAATCGAGATTTTTTAGGGGTATTTTTGATTTCTGGATCCAGGCGAAAAGCCTGCGTCTGTTTTCTTCGTCATGTCGACTACGCTGATTAGTAGCGGGGGAGAAGCCTccgtggcggcggcggcggcggcggcggcagtaGTGGAGTTGGAGTTCGTGGCGTGCGACTGCTGCGGCCTCACGGAGGAGTGCACGCCGGCGTACATCGCGATCGTGCGGGAGCGGCACGGGGGCAAGTGGCTATGCGGCCTCTGCGCGGAGGCCGTGCGGGATGAGCTCCTACGCTCTGGACTCGTGATCTCGACGGAAGAGGCCATGGACCGGCACGCCACCTTCTGCCGGAGCTTCAGGTCCGCCAAGGCGGCGGCGGTCGACCCGTCGGAGCAGTTGATCGCGGCCATCAAGCAGTGCCTCCGGCGGAGCCTCGAGGCGCCGCGGGCTGTGCGATCGACACCGAGCAGCCCCCGGACCGGTGTCGGCCTTGGGGCCCGGTCCAACTTGGTCCGGACCGGGAGCGGCTTCCCCGATCTGCTTGGCTGAGAAGGGAGGCCGAAAAGAGGAATAATAACATTACCGAAGA
It contains:
- the LOC122027599 gene encoding uncharacterized protein LOC122027599, translating into MSTTLISSGGEASVAAAAAAAAVVELEFVACDCCGLTEECTPAYIAIVRERHGGKWLCGLCAEAVRDELLRSGLVISTEEAMDRHATFCRSFRSAKAAAVDPSEQLIAAIKQCLRRSLEAPRAVRSTPSSPRTGVGLGARSNLVRTGSGFPDLLG